A single window of Polyodon spathula isolate WHYD16114869_AA chromosome 2, ASM1765450v1, whole genome shotgun sequence DNA harbors:
- the ndufc1 gene encoding NADH dehydrogenase [ubiquinone] 1 subunit C1, mitochondrial, translating into MITEIMTLNRLLFRSALVSKTLTRSAFTARKPDNTTPNWLRVGLALGSTAALWALLFKQHSDDVQEYKTRNGLQ; encoded by the exons ATGATCACAGAGATCATGACTTTAAATCGGTTGTTATTCCGCTCAGCGTTGGTCAGCAAGA CACTGACACGTTCTGCCTTCACTGCAAGAAAGCCGGACAACACAACCCCCAACTGGCTTCGAGTGGGGCTGGCATTAGGAAGCACTGCAGCTCTCTGGGCTCTG CTGTTCAAGCAACACAGTGATGATGTTCAAGAATACAAAACACGAAATGGACTGCAGTAA